One Spinacia oleracea cultivar Varoflay chromosome 4, BTI_SOV_V1, whole genome shotgun sequence DNA segment encodes these proteins:
- the LOC130471319 gene encoding uncharacterized protein codes for MEFFLLVVATRPMVPWDKMVWNRLNISKYMFICWLAFQCRLQTTAKFARIGISSFPNCLLCGQDDEEHGHLISRYPYISRCLASLKRWMGIQSSPTTLQRLIRNISHGNGSKFKRNVMYAGVAALVYLVWRSRNCSFWDKAFPTVQNVMNVLKQLVRKMESQSTAENVFAPTILTTSSQVAPLMVPSSLPSMKHKRNALIWQHFTFIEKMEGDKQVCFAQCNYCPKQYKA; via the exons ATGgagttttttctactagtggttgCTACCAGGCCAATGGTTCCCTGGGATAAGATGGTGTGGAATAGGCTCAATATTTCAAAATACATGTTCATCTGTTGGCTTGCATTTCAGTGTAGATTGCAAACAACTGCAAAATTTGCTAGAATTGGAATTAGTTCCTTCCCTAATTGTTTGTTGTGTGGACAGGATGATGAGGAGCATGGTCATCTAATCTCCAGGTATCCTTACATTAGCAGATGTCTTGCATCACTAAAGAGGTGGATGGGAATTCAGAGTTCCCCTACTACTTTGCAGAGACTTATAAGGAATATTTCTCATGGTAATGGCTCAAAATTCAAAAGGAATGTCATGTATGCAGGAGTAGCTGCCTTGGTCTACTTAGTTTGGAGGAGTAGGAACTGCAGTTTTTGGGATAAGGCTTTCCCAACAGTTCAAAATGTAATGAATGTCTTGAAACAACTTGTAAGGA aAATGGAATCACAATCTACTGCTGAAAATGTGTTTGCTCCAACCATTCTGACCACGAGCTCCCAAGTGGCTCCGTTAATGGTGCCATCTAGTTTGCCTTCGATGAAGCATAAACGTAACGCTCTAATTTGGCAACATTTTACCTTTATTGAGAAAATGGAAGGTGATAAACAGGTTTGCTTTGCTCAATGTAACTATTGCCCTAAGCAATACAAGGCATAA